In Phreatobacter aquaticus, a single genomic region encodes these proteins:
- a CDS encoding LolA family protein, which yields MTRRPTQAGLSRLLAAGVAALISIGGAAATEAPFLLAQGAPLQLGPPPGGPAPARPGTPPSRPSTDSPTAPAVPQAASAPLASPVRPPSAPRQARGVDASARDIATQVNNYFNGIRFMQGDFVQIGPDGRRTTGKLYLDKPGKIRFQYNAPSPVEIIADGQSVAVRDRRLNTQDIYPLSQTPLRFLLSDRVDILRDANVTSVTRDPDYVIVMLEERQAIGGTNRLMILFNASDFALRQWTVFDAQGFETSVAVHNLDTTRRPDQRLFRINYERILQ from the coding sequence ATGACCAGACGCCCGACCCAAGCGGGATTATCCCGCCTTCTCGCGGCCGGCGTCGCGGCTCTGATCTCCATTGGTGGTGCTGCGGCAACGGAAGCGCCGTTCCTGCTCGCCCAGGGAGCGCCGCTGCAGCTTGGCCCGCCGCCTGGCGGACCGGCACCGGCACGGCCGGGTACACCGCCATCGCGCCCATCGACCGATTCACCGACGGCGCCCGCCGTCCCGCAGGCGGCTAGCGCGCCTTTGGCGTCACCTGTGCGCCCGCCCAGCGCGCCGCGCCAGGCGCGCGGTGTCGATGCGTCCGCGCGCGATATCGCCACCCAGGTGAACAATTATTTCAACGGCATCCGCTTCATGCAGGGCGATTTCGTCCAGATCGGCCCGGACGGGCGGCGCACGACCGGCAAGCTCTATCTCGACAAGCCGGGCAAGATCCGCTTCCAGTACAATGCGCCGAGCCCGGTGGAGATCATTGCTGACGGCCAGTCCGTGGCGGTGCGCGACCGGCGGCTGAACACCCAGGACATTTATCCGCTTTCGCAGACGCCGCTGCGCTTCCTGCTGTCGGATCGCGTCGACATCCTGCGCGACGCCAATGTGACCTCGGTCACCCGCGACCCCGACTATGTCATCGTCATGTTGGAGGAGCGCCAGGCCATCGGCGGTACCAATCGCCTGATGATCCTGTTCAACGCGTCCGATTTCGCACTGCGTCAATGGACGGTCTTCGACGCGCAGGGCTTCGAGACTTCGGTCGCCGTGCACAATCTCGACACGACGCGCCGGCCGGACCAGCGGCTGTTCCGCATCAATTACGAGCGCATCCTGCAATAG
- a CDS encoding P-II family nitrogen regulator, translating into MKIVMAIIKPFKLEEVRDALTGVGVHGLTVTEVKGYGRQKGHTEIYRGAEYAVSFLPKLKIEVAVPASDVEKVVATIAGAAKTGQIGDGKIFVTSIEHAVRIRTGETDIDAL; encoded by the coding sequence ATGAAAATTGTAATGGCGATCATCAAGCCATTCAAACTGGAGGAAGTCCGCGACGCCCTGACCGGCGTCGGCGTTCATGGTCTGACAGTGACGGAAGTGAAGGGCTATGGCCGGCAGAAGGGCCATACGGAGATCTACCGTGGTGCGGAATATGCCGTCAGCTTCCTGCCCAAGCTGAAGATCGAAGTGGCTGTTCCGGCCAGCGATGTCGAGAAGGTGGTTGCCACCATCGCGGGCGCCGCCAAGACCGGCCAGATCGGTGACGGCAAGATCTTCGTCACGTCGATCGAGCACGCAGTGCGCATCCGCACCGGTGAGACCGACATCGACGCCTTGTGA
- a CDS encoding ABC transporter permease — MTRGSRLIDATALTFGFAFLYLPIVILIVFSFNASQLVTVWGGFSTRWYGAILENRQLLDAGWMTVKVGLASATLATVIGTFAALALNRYARFRGRILFSGMVYAPLVMPEVITGLSLLLLFVALGIDRGFWTVTVAHATFTAGFVAVVVQSRLVTLDRSLEEAAADLGAAPFQVFRRITLPLIAPGVIAGFLLAFTLSLDDLVIASFTTGPGATTLPMRIYSQVRLGVTPEINAICTIMIGIVAVLVIGSSLATKRAALADQRTGQPD, encoded by the coding sequence ATGACGCGCGGATCCCGCCTGATCGACGCGACCGCGCTGACCTTCGGCTTCGCGTTCCTCTACCTGCCGATCGTCATCCTCATCGTGTTCTCGTTCAATGCGAGCCAACTGGTGACCGTCTGGGGAGGGTTCTCGACCCGCTGGTACGGGGCGATCCTGGAGAACCGGCAATTGCTCGACGCGGGCTGGATGACGGTGAAGGTTGGCCTGGCCTCGGCTACGCTTGCCACGGTCATCGGCACCTTCGCGGCACTCGCCCTCAACCGCTACGCCCGGTTTCGTGGCCGTATCCTGTTCTCCGGCATGGTCTATGCGCCGCTGGTGATGCCGGAAGTGATCACCGGGCTGTCGCTTCTGCTGCTGTTTGTGGCGCTGGGCATCGATCGTGGCTTCTGGACGGTGACGGTGGCCCACGCGACCTTCACAGCCGGTTTTGTGGCAGTGGTCGTCCAGTCGCGTCTTGTCACGCTTGACCGGTCGCTGGAAGAAGCCGCCGCCGACCTCGGCGCCGCGCCATTTCAGGTGTTCCGCCGTATCACCCTGCCGCTTATCGCGCCGGGGGTCATCGCGGGCTTCCTGTTGGCCTTCACGCTGTCGCTGGATGATCTGGTCATTGCGAGCTTCACCACGGGGCCTGGCGCCACGACGCTCCCGATGCGCATCTACAGCCAGGTGCGCCTTGGCGTGACGCCGGAGATCAACGCGATCTGTACGATCATGATCGGCATTGTCGCTGTTCTGGTCATCGGCTCGTCGCTCGCGACCAAGCGCGCAGCTCTTGCGGATCAAAGAACCGGGCAGCCGGATTGA
- the ftsE gene encoding cell division ATP-binding protein FtsE has translation MVRFENVGLRYGLGPEVLRDLTFGIDPHSFQFLTGPSGAGKTSLLKLLFLSLRPTRGLVTVFDHDTARLTKDELSILRRRIGIVFQDFRLLDHLTTYENVALPLRVMGKEEASYRSEVVDLLEWVGLGHRIDAYPPILSGGEKQRAAIARAVIVRPEMLLADEPTGNVDPPLAKRLLRLFVELNRTGTAVLIATHDLSLLEQVEARRLIIQQGSISIIDPNGEEDERW, from the coding sequence GTGGTGCGTTTCGAGAATGTGGGCTTGCGGTACGGCCTCGGGCCGGAAGTGCTGAGGGACTTGACCTTTGGCATCGACCCGCATTCGTTCCAGTTCCTCACCGGTCCGTCGGGCGCCGGCAAGACCAGCCTGCTGAAGCTGCTTTTCCTGTCGTTGCGTCCAACCCGTGGCCTGGTGACGGTCTTCGACCACGATACGGCGCGGCTGACCAAGGACGAATTGTCGATCCTGCGCCGGCGCATTGGCATCGTCTTCCAGGACTTCCGGCTGCTCGATCACCTCACGACCTATGAGAATGTCGCGCTGCCGCTGCGTGTCATGGGCAAGGAGGAGGCGAGCTATCGTTCCGAGGTCGTCGATCTGCTGGAATGGGTCGGCCTCGGCCACCGGATCGACGCCTATCCGCCAATCCTGTCCGGCGGCGAGAAGCAACGCGCTGCGATCGCCCGCGCGGTCATCGTTCGTCCCGAGATGCTGCTCGCCGATGAGCCGACCGGCAATGTCGATCCGCCGCTTGCAAAGCGCCTGCTGCGCCTGTTCGTCGAGCTGAACCGCACTGGCACTGCCGTGCTGATCGCCACCCATGATCTGTCATTGCTGGAGCAGGTGGAGGCCCGCCGTCTGATCATCCAGCAGGGTTCCATCTCCATCATCGACCCGAACGGCGAGGAGGACGAAAGGTGGTGA
- the tesB gene encoding acyl-CoA thioesterase II → MSSAVQGLLSILDLERLEVNLFRGQSPQSRWQRVYGGQVIGQALVAACRTVENRNPHSLHAYFILPGDPKTPIIYNVERVRDGRSYSTRRVLAIQHGAPIFALSASFHIEEEGSFDHQFGMPDVPPPEDLAPDSDVNGRWRDSMPETMRSYFEMDRPIEMRPVEFERYLGQKQPEGRFNVWIKTTGPLPDDPIVHRCVLAYATDMTLLDAAMVPHGRTLFDGSIQAASLDHALWFHRPFRADDWLLYAHDSPSAQRGRGFSRGSIYTRDGTLVASVAQEGVVRDVRPPDDVPQK, encoded by the coding sequence ATGTCGTCAGCCGTCCAGGGCCTTCTGTCGATCCTCGATCTCGAACGGCTGGAGGTGAACCTCTTCCGCGGCCAGAGCCCGCAATCGCGCTGGCAGCGGGTCTATGGGGGGCAAGTGATCGGGCAGGCGCTGGTCGCCGCATGCCGTACAGTGGAAAACCGGAACCCCCATTCTCTGCACGCCTATTTCATCCTGCCGGGCGATCCCAAGACGCCGATAATCTACAATGTCGAGCGGGTCCGCGACGGTCGCAGCTACTCGACCCGCCGCGTCCTTGCGATCCAGCACGGTGCTCCGATCTTTGCCTTGTCCGCCTCGTTCCACATCGAGGAGGAGGGGAGCTTCGATCACCAGTTCGGCATGCCCGACGTGCCACCGCCGGAGGATCTGGCGCCGGATTCCGATGTCAACGGCCGGTGGCGCGACAGCATGCCGGAGACCATGCGGTCCTACTTCGAGATGGATCGTCCCATCGAGATGAGGCCGGTCGAGTTCGAACGCTATCTCGGTCAGAAACAGCCTGAGGGCCGTTTCAATGTCTGGATCAAGACGACAGGACCCCTCCCTGACGATCCGATTGTTCATCGCTGCGTGCTGGCCTATGCGACCGATATGACATTGCTCGATGCCGCAATGGTGCCTCACGGACGAACCTTGTTCGATGGCTCGATCCAGGCGGCCAGTCTCGACCATGCGTTGTGGTTCCACCGGCCTTTCCGGGCGGATGACTGGCTGCTCTACGCCCATGATTCCCCGTCAGCGCAGCGGGGGCGCGGCTTCTCCCGGGGCTCGATCTATACGCGCGATGGCACCTTGGTGGCGTCGGTCGCGCAGGAGGGGGTGGTCAGGGATGTTCGGCCACCGGACGATGTGCCACAAAAATAG
- a CDS encoding ammonium transporter, with protein sequence MTKSFLSRWGLAALALLAAAAFLIDPVLAQTPAPTPPKPNSGDTAFVLVSSYLVLMMTIPGLALFYGGLVRTKNMLSVLTQVFVIVALVSIIYVTYGYSLSFTSGGGLNSFVGGFSKAFLMGVDTNSTAATFSNGVVIPEFAYILFQMTFACITPALIVGAFAERVKFSALLLFVVLWVTVIYFPMAHMVWYWAGPDAIGDAAKALAAAGTDAAAKAAAQAKLDAVKADAGMLFQWGALDFAGGTVVHINAGIAGLVGCLVIGKRIGYGKELMPPHSLVMTLIGAALLWVGWFGFNAGSNLEANGTAAMAAINTFVATGAATLAWLFVEWAAKGKPSMLGAASGAVAGLVAITPAAGFAGPMGSIILGLVAGGVCFIFCSTVKNAFGYDDTLDVFGIHCVGGIIGAIGTGILVNTALGGAGIPDYEAKPGELAVGAYVLSDAVLAQVKAVLFTLVWSGVGSFILFKIVDVIVGLRVTADREREGLDLAEHGERAYNS encoded by the coding sequence ATGACCAAGTCGTTCCTTTCCCGGTGGGGGCTCGCGGCGCTTGCGCTGTTGGCAGCTGCCGCTTTCCTGATTGATCCGGTTCTCGCCCAGACGCCGGCGCCGACCCCGCCGAAGCCCAATTCCGGCGACACGGCCTTTGTTCTGGTGTCTTCGTATCTCGTTCTGATGATGACCATCCCGGGCCTCGCGCTGTTCTATGGCGGCCTCGTCCGCACCAAGAACATGCTGTCGGTTCTGACCCAGGTGTTCGTCATCGTCGCCCTGGTCTCGATCATCTATGTGACCTACGGCTACTCGCTGTCGTTCACCTCGGGTGGCGGTCTCAACAGCTTCGTCGGCGGCTTCTCCAAGGCCTTCCTGATGGGCGTCGACACCAATTCGACCGCCGCGACCTTCTCCAACGGCGTCGTCATTCCGGAATTCGCCTATATCCTGTTCCAGATGACGTTTGCCTGCATCACGCCGGCCCTCATCGTCGGCGCCTTCGCCGAGCGCGTGAAGTTCTCGGCGCTGCTGCTCTTCGTCGTTCTCTGGGTCACCGTCATCTACTTCCCGATGGCCCATATGGTCTGGTACTGGGCCGGCCCCGACGCGATCGGCGATGCTGCCAAGGCGCTTGCCGCCGCCGGCACCGATGCCGCCGCCAAGGCTGCAGCGCAGGCCAAGCTCGACGCAGTGAAGGCTGATGCCGGCATGCTGTTCCAGTGGGGCGCTCTCGACTTCGCGGGCGGCACTGTCGTTCACATCAACGCCGGTATTGCCGGTCTGGTGGGCTGCCTCGTCATCGGCAAGCGCATCGGCTACGGCAAGGAGCTGATGCCTCCCCACTCGCTGGTGATGACGCTGATCGGCGCTGCCCTTCTCTGGGTCGGCTGGTTCGGCTTCAACGCCGGTTCCAACCTCGAGGCCAACGGCACGGCCGCCATGGCTGCGATCAATACCTTCGTCGCAACCGGCGCTGCCACGCTCGCCTGGCTGTTCGTGGAATGGGCAGCGAAGGGCAAGCCGTCGATGCTGGGCGCCGCCTCCGGTGCGGTTGCTGGCCTCGTCGCGATCACGCCGGCTGCCGGCTTTGCCGGCCCGATGGGCTCGATCATCCTCGGCCTCGTTGCCGGCGGTGTCTGCTTCATCTTCTGCTCGACGGTGAAGAATGCCTTCGGTTACGACGACACGCTGGATGTCTTCGGCATCCACTGCGTCGGCGGCATCATCGGCGCCATCGGCACCGGCATCCTGGTCAACACCGCCCTTGGCGGCGCTGGCATCCCGGATTACGAAGCCAAGCCCGGCGAACTGGCTGTCGGCGCCTATGTGCTGTCCGATGCGGTTCTCGCGCAGGTCAAGGCGGTGCTCTTCACCCTTGTCTGGTCGGGTGTCGGATCGTTCATCCTGTTCAAGATCGTCGACGTGATCGTTGGTCTGCGCGTGACCGCCGACCGCGAGCGCGAGGGTCTCGACCTCGCCGAGCATGGCGAGCGCGCCTACAACAGCTGA
- a CDS encoding ABC transporter permease subunit, giving the protein MSDRAARRITILIPYLWLVLFFLVPFGIVAKMSLSQVATAVPPYVPNFGWGDGWSGWLDKARELSSDNYAVVLGDSLYIDAFLTSLRIAATGTLILLIIGYPMAHAMARASAGIRPLLVMAVILPFWTSFLIRIYAWIGILKPEGLLNEVLLAVGLISERLQIANTEAAVLVGVVYSYLPFMVLPLYAALERLDRTLLEAAGDLGCPPWRAFWRITVPLTLPGIAAGCFLCFIPIVGEVVIPDLLGGSDTLMIGKTLWTEFFSNRDWPVASSVAILLLVVLVGPIMVYQHLQARQIESRR; this is encoded by the coding sequence ATGTCCGACCGCGCCGCGCGCCGCATCACCATCCTCATTCCTTACCTCTGGCTGGTGCTGTTCTTCCTCGTGCCGTTCGGCATCGTGGCGAAGATGTCCCTGTCTCAGGTCGCGACCGCCGTGCCGCCCTATGTGCCGAACTTCGGCTGGGGCGACGGATGGTCCGGCTGGCTCGACAAGGCGCGAGAGCTATCGTCGGACAATTATGCCGTGGTCCTCGGAGATAGCCTCTATATCGATGCGTTCCTGACTTCGCTCCGCATCGCCGCAACCGGCACCCTGATCCTGCTGATCATCGGCTATCCGATGGCGCATGCGATGGCACGGGCGAGCGCCGGCATCCGGCCGTTGCTCGTGATGGCGGTGATCCTGCCGTTCTGGACCAGCTTTCTGATCCGCATCTATGCCTGGATCGGCATCCTGAAGCCCGAGGGCCTGCTCAATGAGGTTCTGCTGGCTGTGGGTCTCATCTCCGAGCGGCTGCAGATCGCCAATACCGAGGCGGCCGTGCTGGTGGGCGTCGTCTATTCCTATCTGCCGTTCATGGTTCTGCCGCTCTATGCCGCGCTCGAACGGCTCGACCGGACATTGCTGGAGGCGGCGGGCGATCTCGGCTGCCCGCCCTGGCGGGCGTTCTGGCGCATCACCGTGCCGCTGACGCTTCCCGGCATTGCCGCGGGATGCTTCCTCTGCTTCATCCCGATCGTCGGCGAAGTCGTGATCCCGGACCTGCTCGGCGGATCTGACACGCTGATGATCGGCAAGACGCTGTGGACGGAGTTCTTCTCCAACCGCGACTGGCCGGTGGCGTCCAGCGTCGCCATCCTGCTGCTTGTCGTGCTGGTCGGTCCGATCATGGTCTACCAGCATCTTCAGGCCCGCCAGATCGAGAGCCGGCGATGA
- a CDS encoding cell division protein FtsX gives MIRHLRAVLARARSEPDDQGAEDQPRPSGASLVPPSSIAGRALVVIIAIMTFLGSLTVGAVNLVHTAAEDWTSSIIREATIQIRPITGRDLQADVVRATEIAVRFPGVADVSPYTAEETVRMLEPWLGTGLSAEDLPVPRLIVVKLADDRRADLSGLRKALTDVLPSASIDDHRQWFDRLRAMARTVVVVGIVIVTLMISTMGLSVIFATRAAVATNRPVVEVLHFVGARDAFIAGEFQRHFLWLALKGGIAGGTAALAVILLAGFIASQWRATAGGDQIEALFGSFSLGTGGYVGIAVLVALVTGVAALTSRWTVMRTLSAID, from the coding sequence GTGATACGCCATCTCCGTGCTGTCCTGGCGCGCGCGCGTTCGGAGCCGGACGATCAGGGGGCAGAGGACCAGCCACGCCCCAGCGGGGCCTCGCTTGTCCCGCCCTCCTCGATCGCCGGCCGGGCGCTGGTGGTCATCATTGCGATCATGACCTTCCTCGGATCTCTGACGGTTGGCGCGGTCAATCTGGTGCACACCGCGGCCGAGGACTGGACCAGTTCCATCATCCGCGAGGCGACCATCCAGATCAGGCCGATCACCGGCCGCGACCTTCAGGCCGACGTCGTCCGCGCCACCGAGATCGCGGTGCGCTTTCCTGGTGTCGCCGATGTCTCGCCCTACACGGCCGAGGAAACCGTCCGCATGCTGGAGCCTTGGCTCGGCACGGGATTGTCGGCCGAGGATCTGCCCGTTCCGCGCCTCATCGTGGTCAAGCTTGCCGACGATCGGCGCGCCGATCTCTCCGGCCTCCGCAAGGCCCTGACCGATGTGTTGCCATCGGCCAGCATCGACGATCACCGGCAATGGTTCGACCGACTCCGCGCCATGGCCCGCACCGTCGTTGTGGTTGGCATCGTCATCGTCACGCTGATGATTTCGACCATGGGACTATCGGTGATCTTCGCGACGCGCGCGGCCGTCGCCACGAATCGACCCGTGGTCGAAGTGCTGCATTTCGTCGGCGCGCGCGATGCCTTCATTGCCGGTGAATTCCAGCGCCACTTCTTGTGGCTCGCGCTGAAGGGCGGGATCGCCGGCGGCACGGCGGCGCTCGCCGTCATCCTGCTGGCAGGCTTCATTGCCAGCCAGTGGCGTGCAACGGCTGGAGGCGATCAGATCGAGGCGCTGTTTGGATCGTTCTCGCTCGGGACCGGCGGCTATGTCGGCATCGCCGTGCTGGTCGCGCTGGTCACAGGCGTTGCCGCGCTGACGTCGCGCTGGACCGTCATGCGCACCTTGTCGGCGATCGACTAA
- a CDS encoding ABC transporter ATP-binding protein, with translation MNASQSAAPVAPSPWDDPSVLPLVTFDRVTKRFGSETAVDGLSLSIHEREFFALLGPSGCGKSTLMRLLAGFETPTEGRVLLAGNDLAGVPPHQRPVNMMFQSYALFPHMSVEKNVAFGLEMDGIGRDEIRDRVAAMLTLVRLDAYASRKPHQLSGGQRQRVALARALVKRPKVLLLDEPLGALDRKLREETQFELVALKERLGMTFVIVTHDQDEAISMASRIAVMDKGRVVQVAPPRIIYEQPASRYVAGCIGDINMVEGLVAAVDGRRVTVSTELAGDIALECAEAVAVGHRVAVAWRPEKTRLVRGAEPIAGGRIVLPGQVRDVGYLGDWSTYVVETSGQTLRAAVANVTRLSDQPIVAGETVRLVVAPEALILLTR, from the coding sequence GTGAACGCATCTCAGTCCGCCGCCCCCGTCGCGCCTTCACCCTGGGATGATCCGTCGGTTCTGCCGCTGGTGACCTTCGATCGTGTCACCAAACGCTTTGGATCCGAAACAGCCGTCGATGGCCTGTCGCTCTCTATTCATGAGCGGGAGTTCTTCGCCCTTCTTGGGCCGTCGGGCTGCGGCAAGAGCACGCTCATGCGCCTGCTCGCAGGTTTCGAAACGCCGACCGAAGGCCGCGTGCTTCTGGCCGGGAACGATCTCGCCGGCGTTCCGCCGCACCAGCGGCCGGTGAACATGATGTTCCAGTCCTATGCACTCTTTCCGCATATGAGCGTGGAGAAGAACGTCGCCTTCGGACTGGAAATGGATGGCATTGGCCGCGACGAGATCCGCGATCGGGTCGCGGCCATGCTGACCCTCGTGCGGCTCGATGCCTATGCCAGCCGAAAGCCACATCAGCTCTCAGGCGGCCAGCGCCAGCGCGTCGCGCTGGCCCGAGCGCTGGTGAAGCGTCCGAAGGTGCTCCTGCTCGACGAGCCTCTGGGCGCGCTCGACCGCAAGCTGCGTGAAGAGACGCAGTTCGAGCTGGTGGCGCTGAAGGAGCGCCTGGGCATGACCTTCGTCATCGTCACCCATGATCAGGATGAAGCCATCTCCATGGCGAGCCGCATCGCCGTTATGGACAAGGGGCGCGTTGTCCAGGTGGCGCCACCCCGGATCATCTACGAACAGCCGGCGAGCCGTTATGTTGCCGGCTGCATTGGTGACATCAACATGGTCGAGGGTCTGGTCGCCGCGGTCGATGGGCGCAGGGTGACGGTGTCGACCGAACTTGCCGGCGACATCGCGCTGGAGTGCGCCGAGGCGGTCGCGGTGGGTCATCGGGTGGCGGTGGCTTGGCGTCCGGAGAAGACACGGCTCGTCCGCGGAGCTGAGCCGATCGCCGGTGGGCGGATCGTCTTGCCGGGCCAGGTCCGCGATGTCGGCTATCTCGGCGACTGGTCCACTTACGTTGTCGAGACGTCAGGTCAGACGCTGCGCGCGGCGGTCGCCAATGTGACGCGGCTCTCCGACCAGCCGATCGTTGCCGGCGAGACGGTGCGCCTGGTCGTTGCGCCCGAAGCCCTCATCCTGCTGACGCGGTGA
- a CDS encoding DNA translocase FtsK: MAVARQHTGLSLLPEGLKGALRRKMGQLIGLGVLSAVTIATIAMLTWTAGDPSLSQASNAPVKNWIGRPGAILADLFMQLFGLAAIVLLAVSASWGWRLLRNRAFDREALRIPLGIAAAMVLSVAAATLPAPAGWPLPTGIGGVIGDGGLAVLSSVLGRLDGASRFFVGSGMTLLGLVVAAIATGILIRPAEDTLEADIAVIAPVRRHQSDEDEPGRFGGLMTNTLGAVTHSVLSAKAKLRRMASEAPDQARAAAGVAPRPVAAGDDRSSPGLAARAKAFFTEPDEAPLPAGPRVTGLRREPVMEAQPERHPRTYHAPVTNRRPDIVEPPVTEPHVTGQHVAPIAPDHSYDPVEPDAIDEPPFEVDARPPVPQQGPRIHAPPPAPRPVAIQQKLPLPPPDGAPGTYELPPLDLLTEPKPSERHPSMSMEALQENATTLAAVLDDFGVRGEIINVRPGPVVTLYELEPAPGTRSNRVIGLADDIARSMSAISARVALVAGRNAIGIELPNAKRENVLLREMLSSQDFITAKEKLPIALGKTIGGDPVIVDLAKMPHLLVAGTTGSGKSVAINTMILSLLYRLTPAQCRLIMVDPKMLELSIYDGIPHLLTPVVTDPKKAVVALKWAVREMEERYKKMSKLGVRNIDGFNARMAQARAKGEVLTRTVQTGFDRETGEAIYEQEEMGLDAIPYIVVIVDEMADLMMVAGKDIEGAIQRLAQMARAAGIHLIMATQRPSVDVITGTIKANFPTRISFQVTSKIDSRTILGEQGAEQLLGRGDMLYMAGGGRISRTHGPFVSDEEVEHVVAHLKMQGQPDYLDAVTTDDDEGAGDGDDGAVFDKGAFGDEPADLYDRAVQVVIRDKKASTSYIQRRLQIGYNRAASLIERMEREGLVGAANHAGKREILVPEAAD, from the coding sequence ATGGCTGTGGCGCGCCAGCACACCGGACTTTCCCTGCTTCCCGAGGGACTGAAGGGCGCGTTGCGCCGCAAGATGGGCCAGCTCATCGGCTTGGGCGTGCTCTCCGCCGTGACCATTGCCACAATCGCCATGCTGACATGGACCGCAGGCGATCCGTCGCTAAGCCAGGCCAGCAACGCTCCGGTCAAGAATTGGATCGGCCGTCCAGGCGCGATTCTCGCCGACCTTTTCATGCAGCTTTTCGGCCTTGCGGCCATCGTGCTCCTGGCGGTCAGCGCATCCTGGGGCTGGCGTCTTCTGCGCAACCGTGCCTTTGACCGCGAAGCCCTGCGCATTCCGCTCGGAATTGCCGCCGCCATGGTGCTGTCGGTCGCAGCCGCAACGCTTCCAGCTCCTGCCGGCTGGCCGCTGCCGACCGGCATTGGCGGCGTCATCGGCGATGGCGGTCTTGCCGTGCTCTCGTCCGTGCTGGGGCGTCTGGATGGCGCGTCGCGCTTCTTCGTCGGCAGCGGCATGACGCTCCTCGGTCTGGTGGTCGCTGCCATCGCGACCGGCATCCTTATCCGCCCCGCGGAGGATACGCTTGAGGCTGACATCGCGGTGATCGCGCCTGTGCGCCGTCACCAGTCCGACGAAGACGAACCAGGTCGTTTCGGCGGTCTGATGACTAATACGTTGGGCGCTGTTACCCATTCGGTCCTGTCGGCCAAGGCGAAGCTTCGTCGCATGGCGTCGGAAGCGCCCGACCAGGCTCGCGCGGCGGCGGGCGTTGCACCGCGCCCGGTTGCCGCCGGGGACGATCGCTCATCGCCCGGCCTTGCCGCCCGCGCCAAGGCCTTCTTCACCGAGCCCGACGAGGCGCCCCTGCCGGCCGGTCCCCGTGTCACGGGCCTGCGCCGCGAACCGGTGATGGAGGCTCAGCCCGAGCGGCACCCGCGCACCTACCATGCGCCCGTCACCAATCGCCGCCCGGACATTGTCGAGCCGCCCGTCACCGAGCCGCATGTTACTGGGCAGCACGTGGCGCCGATTGCGCCCGACCACAGCTATGATCCGGTCGAGCCCGACGCGATCGACGAGCCGCCGTTCGAGGTCGATGCGCGACCGCCGGTCCCGCAGCAGGGCCCCCGCATTCACGCCCCGCCGCCTGCGCCGCGACCGGTCGCCATTCAGCAGAAATTGCCGCTGCCGCCGCCTGATGGTGCGCCCGGCACCTATGAACTGCCGCCACTCGACCTGTTGACCGAGCCGAAGCCATCCGAGCGCCATCCGTCCATGTCGATGGAAGCGCTTCAGGAGAACGCGACGACGCTGGCAGCCGTCCTCGACGATTTCGGCGTGCGCGGCGAGATCATCAATGTTCGGCCGGGCCCGGTCGTGACGCTCTATGAACTGGAGCCGGCCCCCGGCACGCGTTCCAACCGCGTCATCGGACTTGCCGACGACATTGCCCGCTCGATGTCGGCAATATCCGCCCGCGTCGCGCTGGTTGCCGGCCGCAATGCGATCGGCATCGAACTGCCCAACGCCAAGCGCGAGAACGTCCTGCTGCGCGAAATGCTGTCGAGCCAGGACTTCATCACCGCCAAGGAGAAGCTGCCGATCGCTCTCGGCAAGACCATTGGTGGCGATCCGGTCATCGTCGATCTCGCCAAGATGCCGCATCTGCTGGTCGCCGGTACCACCGGCTCGGGCAAGTCGGTCGCCATCAACACCATGATCCTGTCGCTGCTCTACCGGCTCACGCCGGCCCAGTGCCGGCTGATCATGGTCGATCCGAAGATGCTGGAACTTTCCATCTATGACGGCATTCCGCATCTGCTGACCCCAGTGGTGACGGATCCGAAGAAGGCCGTCGTGGCGCTCAAATGGGCCGTCCGCGAGATGGAAGAGCGCTACAAGAAAATGTCGAAGCTCGGTGTGCGCAACATCGATGGCTTCAACGCGCGCATGGCACAGGCCCGCGCCAAGGGCGAGGTGCTGACCCGTACCGTGCAGACCGGCTTCGACCGCGAGACCGGCGAGGCGATCTACGAGCAGGAGGAGATGGGTCTCGATGCCATCCCCTATATCGTGGTCATCGTCGACGAAATGGCCGACCTGATGATGGTCGCCGGCAAGGATATCGAAGGCGCGATCCAGCGGCTTGCCCAGATGGCACGCGCCGCCGGCATTCATCTGATCATGGCGACGCAGCGACCCTCGGTCGATGTCATCACCGGCACGATCAAGGCGAATTTCCCGACCCGCATCTCCTTCCAGGTGACGTCCAAGATCGACAGCCGCACCATCCTTGGCGAGCAGGGTGCCGAACAGCTGCTCGGACGCGGCGACATGCTCTACATGGCCGGCGGCGGCCGCATCAGCCGAACTCACGGTCCGTTCGTCTCCGACGAGGAGGTCGAGCACGTCGTCGCCCATCTGAAGATGCAGGGCCAGCCCGACTATCTCGACGCCGTCACGACGGATGATGACGAGGGCGCTGGTGACGGCGATGATGGCGCGGTGTTCGACAAGGGCGCCTTTGGCGACGAACCCGCCGATCTCTACGACCGGGCGGTGCAGGTGGTCATCCGCGACAAGAAGGCCTCGACCTCCTATATCCAGCGGCGGTTGCAGATCGGCTACAATCGTGCGGCCTCGCTCATCGAGCGCATGGAGCGCGAAGGTCTGGTCGGTGCCGCCAATCACGCGGGCAAGCGCGAGATCCTTGTGCCGGAAGCGGCGGATTGA